Proteins encoded in a region of the Saccharothrix ecbatanensis genome:
- the trpB gene encoding tryptophan synthase subunit beta has translation MSSRVLDVSATEVSTDAMRAPDAAGRFGRFGGRYLPEALMPAAKAVEAAFREAWSDAAFTTEYRRLLATYVGRPTPLTECARLSEALGVRVLLKREDLAHTGSHKINNVLGQALLAQRMGKRKLIAETGAGQHGVATATAAALLGLACTVYMGQTDVRRQELNVFRMELLGAEVVPVTSANGVGTLKEATNGALRAWVNETENAHYCVGSTMGPHPYPWMVREFQRVIGDEARAQCADRLPTAVPDVVVACVGGGSNAAGTFAGFVDTPARLVGVEAAGGSAVDKGKLGVLHGFMSHFLQDDDSQVLEAHSISAGLDYPGVGPEHVHLASIGRVHYTSVTDEQAMRALKLVTRTEGILPALESAHALAWVVDAAATGELPAGSTVLVTLSGRGDKDIHQIREHLR, from the coding sequence ATGAGTTCTAGAGTTCTAGATGTGTCAGCCACAGAAGTCAGCACCGACGCGATGCGCGCACCCGACGCCGCCGGTCGGTTCGGAAGGTTCGGCGGGCGGTACCTGCCGGAAGCACTCATGCCCGCCGCCAAAGCGGTGGAGGCGGCGTTCCGCGAGGCGTGGTCCGATGCCGCGTTCACGACCGAGTACCGGCGACTGCTGGCGACCTACGTGGGCCGGCCGACGCCGTTGACCGAGTGCGCGAGGCTGTCCGAAGCGCTGGGCGTGCGCGTGCTGCTCAAGCGCGAAGACCTCGCGCACACCGGCTCCCACAAAATCAACAACGTCCTCGGCCAGGCGCTTCTCGCCCAGCGGATGGGCAAGCGCAAGCTGATCGCCGAGACCGGCGCGGGGCAGCACGGCGTGGCCACCGCGACCGCCGCCGCGCTGCTCGGCCTGGCCTGCACCGTCTACATGGGACAGACGGACGTGCGGCGGCAGGAGCTGAACGTCTTCCGGATGGAACTGCTCGGCGCCGAGGTCGTGCCCGTCACGTCGGCGAACGGCGTCGGCACGTTGAAGGAAGCCACCAACGGCGCGCTGCGCGCGTGGGTGAACGAGACCGAGAACGCGCACTACTGCGTGGGCTCCACCATGGGCCCACACCCCTACCCGTGGATGGTGCGCGAGTTCCAGCGCGTCATCGGTGACGAAGCCCGCGCGCAGTGCGCCGACCGGCTGCCCACCGCCGTGCCGGACGTCGTGGTGGCGTGCGTCGGCGGCGGGTCGAACGCGGCGGGCACGTTCGCCGGGTTCGTGGACACCCCGGCCCGGCTGGTCGGCGTCGAAGCGGCCGGCGGCAGCGCCGTGGACAAGGGCAAGCTCGGCGTGCTGCACGGGTTCATGTCGCACTTCCTCCAGGACGACGACAGCCAGGTCCTCGAAGCGCACTCGATCTCGGCCGGGCTCGACTACCCGGGCGTCGGCCCCGAACACGTGCACCTCGCCTCGATCGGACGCGTGCACTACACGAGCGTCACCGACGAGCAGGCGATGCGGGCGTTGAAGCTGGTGACCAGGACCGAGGGAATCCTCCCCGCGCTCGAATCCGCGCACGCGCTGGCGTGGGTGGTCGACGCCGCCGCGACCGGTGAGCTGCCGGCCGGGTCGACGGTGCTGGTCACGTTGTCCGGCCGCGGTGACAAGGACATCCACCAGATCAGGGAGCATCTCCGATGA
- a CDS encoding ABC transporter ATP-binding protein, whose protein sequence is MASEQVVLDVEGLRMRYGTTDVLHDVTFQACHGEVLALLGPNGAGKTTTIEILEGFRMRSAGRVSVLGVDPAHADERWRARVGVVLQSWRDHGKWRVRELLAHLGTYYTCYATDDVTRPWDVDDLVKAVGLTAQADKKIRTLSGGQRRRLDVAVGIVGRPELLFLDEPTTGFDPVARREFHELVHRLAEQDETTILLTTHDLDEAEKLADRIVILDGGRIVADGTADELAERIAGEDEVRWTHAGQRHVRSVKESTRFVHDLFRRHGDEITDLAVRQASLEDSYLSLVRRVESAEVTR, encoded by the coding sequence ATGGCGAGCGAGCAAGTGGTGCTCGACGTCGAAGGCCTGCGCATGCGCTACGGGACGACGGACGTGCTGCACGACGTCACGTTCCAGGCCTGCCACGGTGAGGTGCTGGCCCTGCTCGGCCCGAACGGCGCGGGCAAGACCACGACCATCGAGATCCTGGAAGGCTTCCGGATGCGGTCAGCCGGCCGGGTCTCGGTGCTCGGCGTCGACCCGGCGCACGCCGACGAACGGTGGCGCGCACGCGTCGGCGTGGTCCTGCAATCGTGGCGCGACCACGGCAAGTGGCGGGTTCGTGAACTGCTCGCGCACCTCGGCACCTACTACACCTGTTACGCCACCGACGACGTCACCCGGCCGTGGGACGTGGACGATCTGGTCAAGGCGGTCGGCCTGACCGCGCAGGCGGACAAGAAGATCAGGACGCTGTCCGGCGGGCAGCGGCGCAGGCTGGACGTCGCCGTGGGCATTGTCGGCCGACCCGAGCTGCTGTTCCTCGACGAGCCGACCACCGGGTTCGACCCCGTCGCCCGGCGCGAGTTCCACGAGCTCGTGCACCGGCTCGCGGAGCAGGACGAGACCACGATCCTGCTCACCACGCACGACTTGGACGAGGCGGAGAAGCTCGCCGACCGCATCGTCATCCTGGACGGCGGCCGGATCGTCGCGGACGGCACGGCGGACGAGTTGGCGGAGCGGATCGCGGGGGAGGACGAGGTCCGCTGGACCCACGCCGGGCAGCGGCACGTGCGGTCGGTGAAGGAGTCCACCAGGTTCGTGCACGACCTGTTCCGCCGGCACGGCGACGAGATCACCGACCTGGCGGTCCGGCAGGCCTCACTGGAGGACAGCTACCTCTCGCTGGTGCGCCGCGTCGAGTCGGCGGAGGTGACCCGATGA
- a CDS encoding ABC transporter permease, translating into MNPTATALRSGWQRGLIELRQSLTNGADLWNHAFWPVLMLVVTYFLRDVSFGQSGFSVGALALPSILGMNAAMAMVAMSQLLTAEREDGTLLRAKATPNGMLGYLVGKIVSVAGGLIVDLALFLIPGMFLVSGLVTGSLDSWLTLAWVLALGMVAALPIGAVLGSVFSSTRGQGLLMLPILGLIAISGIFYPITSLPVWSQWIAQVFPVYWLGLGMRSALLPDSAVVVEIGESWRHLETVGVLVAWAVVGLVLAPIVLRRMARRESGSSVAQRREKSLRRIG; encoded by the coding sequence ATGAACCCCACGGCGACGGCGTTGCGCTCGGGTTGGCAGCGGGGACTGATCGAACTGCGGCAGTCGCTGACCAACGGCGCGGACCTGTGGAACCACGCGTTCTGGCCGGTGCTGATGCTCGTGGTCACGTACTTCCTGCGGGACGTGTCGTTCGGGCAGAGCGGGTTCTCCGTCGGAGCGCTCGCACTGCCCAGCATCCTCGGCATGAACGCCGCGATGGCGATGGTCGCCATGAGCCAACTCCTCACCGCCGAACGCGAGGACGGCACGCTGCTGCGGGCGAAGGCGACACCGAACGGGATGCTCGGCTACCTGGTCGGCAAGATCGTGTCCGTGGCCGGCGGTCTGATCGTGGACCTGGCCCTCTTCCTGATCCCCGGCATGTTCCTCGTGTCGGGTCTGGTGACCGGCAGCCTCGACTCGTGGCTCACGCTGGCGTGGGTGCTGGCACTCGGCATGGTCGCCGCCCTGCCCATCGGCGCGGTGCTCGGCTCGGTGTTCTCCAGCACGCGCGGCCAAGGGCTGCTGATGCTGCCGATCCTCGGCCTGATCGCGATCTCCGGCATCTTCTACCCGATCACGTCCCTGCCGGTGTGGTCGCAGTGGATCGCCCAGGTCTTCCCGGTCTACTGGCTCGGCCTCGGCATGCGGTCGGCGCTCCTGCCCGACTCCGCGGTCGTGGTGGAGATCGGCGAATCGTGGCGGCACCTGGAAACCGTGGGCGTGCTCGTGGCGTGGGCCGTCGTCGGCCTGGTGCTGGCGCCGATCGTGCTGCGCCGGATGGCCCGCCGCGAATCGGGGTCGAGCGTGGCGCAGCGCCGGGAGAAGTCCCTTCGACGAATCGGGTAG
- a CDS encoding CG0192-related protein, translating to MALIHQATIHPTKLELLAEWLPSRSWYTAPAGEPTRVAAYRFDDPAGAVGIETLLVRVGDGPVHQVPLTYRDAPLDGADEWLLRTTEHSVLGKRWVYDAVGDPVYAAALAGAVLGNTGQAELMVEVEGRLVRRDVDMTIVSSAPRGAEVPAVGAIENVVQGDPTLIVTNTVELAVVRRLGADAVPTDAVLTGAVLTGTWPGQETPVPLASATLR from the coding sequence ATGGCCCTGATCCACCAAGCGACCATCCACCCCACGAAGCTCGAACTTCTGGCCGAGTGGCTGCCCAGCCGGAGCTGGTACACCGCACCGGCCGGTGAGCCGACGCGGGTGGCGGCCTACCGCTTCGACGACCCGGCCGGTGCGGTCGGGATCGAGACGCTGCTGGTCCGGGTCGGCGACGGACCGGTTCACCAGGTGCCCCTCACCTACCGCGACGCGCCCCTGGACGGCGCCGACGAGTGGCTGCTCAGGACCACTGAGCACTCGGTGCTGGGCAAGCGCTGGGTGTACGACGCGGTCGGCGACCCGGTGTACGCCGCGGCGCTGGCGGGCGCGGTCCTCGGGAACACCGGTCAGGCCGAGCTGATGGTGGAGGTCGAGGGCCGGCTCGTCCGCCGCGACGTCGACATGACCATCGTGAGCAGCGCTCCGCGAGGCGCGGAGGTGCCCGCCGTGGGCGCGATCGAAAACGTGGTCCAAGGCGACCCGACGCTGATCGTGACGAACACCGTCGAGTTGGCCGTCGTCCGCAGGCTCGGGGCCGACGCCGTACCGACCGACGCCGTGCTCACCGGCGCGGTCCTGACCGGCACGTGGCCCGGTCAGGAGACGCCGGTGCCGTTGGCATCCGCGACACTTCGCTGA
- the trpA gene encoding tryptophan synthase subunit alpha, which translates to MSVAVATLEHHLRAARADGRRLLIPYVMAGVVPDWLDLVRGAAEAGADAIEIGLPFSDPMLDGPTVQQAAALATGRGARPRPLLDSLAGLDVGVPLVVMTYANVAMTLTPERGVGGFVDYLAAVGVRGVIVPDLPLEESAEYLARASEAEVAAVLLAAPSCDDERCREIAQASSGFVYCMSSMRITGERADLATTARETARRLKGMTDLPVVTGFGISTVAHAVEACADADGVVVGSAFMRMLVDGAPVAEVVDAVAAFRRALSSAGG; encoded by the coding sequence ATGAGCGTCGCCGTGGCCACGTTGGAACACCACTTGCGGGCGGCCCGAGCCGACGGGCGTCGGCTGCTGATCCCGTACGTCATGGCGGGTGTCGTGCCCGACTGGCTCGACCTGGTCCGGGGTGCGGCGGAGGCCGGGGCGGACGCGATCGAGATCGGGTTGCCGTTCTCCGACCCGATGCTGGACGGGCCGACCGTGCAGCAGGCCGCCGCGCTGGCGACCGGTCGTGGCGCACGACCCAGGCCGTTGCTCGACTCGTTGGCGGGGCTGGATGTCGGGGTGCCGCTGGTCGTGATGACGTACGCGAACGTGGCGATGACGTTGACGCCCGAGCGTGGTGTGGGCGGGTTCGTCGACTACCTGGCCGCGGTCGGTGTGCGGGGCGTGATCGTGCCGGATCTGCCGTTGGAGGAGTCGGCGGAGTACCTGGCGCGTGCGTCGGAGGCCGAGGTCGCGGCGGTGCTGCTGGCCGCGCCCTCGTGCGATGACGAGCGGTGCCGGGAGATCGCGCAGGCGTCGTCCGGTTTCGTGTACTGCATGAGTTCTATGCGCATCACCGGCGAACGCGCCGACCTCGCCACGACCGCCCGTGAGACGGCACGGCGGCTCAAGGGGATGACGGACTTGCCGGTGGTGACCGGATTCGGCATCTCCACGGTCGCGCACGCGGTGGAGGCCTGTGCGGACGCCGACGGCGTGGTGGTCGGGTCGGCGTTCATGCGGATGCTGGTCGACGGCGCGCCGGTCGCCGAGGTCGTGGACGCGGTGGCCGCGTTCCGGCGGGCGCTATCCTCGGCCGGGGGTTGA
- a CDS encoding CPBP family intramembrane glutamic endopeptidase: MTDDESQPRPSGVVAAGGLRNGLTLVAVFLAGQLAMLATSVLVLLAFGTPDPALMSDGGLLAVLILPTALGATVAFLGVARWGGGPRAGRAARELAVRWNGRDIGMGLAFGVGGLLLTLPAAALWAAWVGAERANSAVGDVFSGRELGPVAAVVTFLAVWLLAPIGEEVLFRGVLWRALEHWGLNRWVVFAVTSLLFSFAHLELLRTPLLLVLSIPIGLARLYTGNLLAGIVAHQVNNFLPAVALLLATTGALP, from the coding sequence GTGACCGATGACGAAAGCCAGCCGCGGCCGTCCGGTGTCGTCGCGGCCGGGGGTCTGCGGAACGGGCTGACCCTGGTGGCCGTGTTCCTCGCCGGGCAGCTGGCGATGCTGGCCACGTCGGTGCTCGTGCTGCTGGCGTTCGGCACGCCGGATCCGGCCCTGATGTCGGACGGCGGCCTGCTCGCGGTGCTCATCCTGCCGACGGCGCTGGGCGCGACCGTGGCCTTCCTCGGCGTGGCCCGTTGGGGTGGCGGGCCGCGGGCCGGGCGCGCGGCGCGTGAGTTGGCGGTCCGCTGGAACGGGCGGGACATCGGGATGGGGCTGGCGTTCGGGGTGGGTGGGCTGTTGCTCACGCTGCCCGCGGCGGCGTTGTGGGCGGCGTGGGTGGGCGCCGAGCGGGCGAACTCGGCGGTCGGCGACGTGTTCTCCGGGCGCGAGCTGGGACCGGTGGCGGCCGTCGTCACGTTCCTCGCCGTGTGGCTGCTGGCGCCGATCGGCGAGGAGGTGCTGTTCCGGGGCGTGCTGTGGCGTGCGCTCGAACACTGGGGCCTCAACCGCTGGGTCGTGTTCGCGGTGACCAGCCTGCTGTTCTCCTTCGCGCACCTCGAACTGCTGCGCACGCCGTTGCTCCTGGTGCTGTCGATCCCGATCGGCCTGGCCCGGCTGTACACCGGCAACCTGCTCGCGGGCATCGTCGCGCACCAGGTGAACAACTTCCTCCCCGCCGTCGCGCTCCTCCTCGCCACCACCGGCGCCCTGCCTTAG
- a CDS encoding GbsR/MarR family transcriptional regulator → MPGGRLTDEDRRDIASGLTGGLGYAEIARRLGRPTSTVSREVTRNGGPRDYRADRAHRATRRRAIRRRTAVPHDVPDVVGADGRDPAAVLAFADEFAALMVQTGLPRMAARVLASLVTTDSGALTVAELVGRLRVSPASVSKAVGYLEGLDLVRRERDGRRRERYFIDDDVWLRTWLTSARTNAMLADVSRRGVEVLDAATPAGARLDQMRRFFAQLSDDMSGVATTTGDVVTVLAALVRAVTPDAVDQLAAAVDWPAERVAEALKNAEQLLRDRP, encoded by the coding sequence ATGCCGGGAGGCAGGCTGACCGACGAGGACCGCCGCGACATCGCCTCGGGCCTGACCGGAGGGCTCGGGTACGCCGAGATCGCACGACGGCTGGGCCGGCCGACATCGACCGTCAGCCGGGAGGTGACCCGTAACGGCGGCCCGCGCGACTACCGCGCCGACCGTGCCCACCGGGCCACCCGACGACGGGCCATCCGACGCAGGACGGCCGTGCCGCACGACGTTCCGGACGTCGTCGGTGCGGACGGCCGTGACCCGGCGGCGGTGCTGGCCTTCGCGGACGAGTTCGCCGCGCTCATGGTGCAGACCGGCCTGCCCCGGATGGCGGCACGGGTGCTGGCGAGCCTGGTCACCACCGACTCCGGCGCGCTGACCGTCGCCGAGCTGGTCGGCCGGCTGCGGGTCAGTCCCGCGTCGGTGTCGAAGGCCGTGGGCTACCTCGAAGGGCTGGACCTGGTCCGCCGTGAACGTGACGGCCGTCGACGGGAGCGGTACTTCATCGATGACGACGTGTGGCTGCGGACGTGGCTGACGAGCGCCCGGACGAACGCGATGCTGGCGGACGTGTCACGGCGGGGTGTCGAAGTGCTCGACGCCGCCACGCCCGCAGGCGCCCGGCTCGACCAAATGCGGCGGTTCTTCGCGCAGCTCAGCGACGACATGTCCGGCGTAGCCACCACCACCGGCGACGTGGTGACCGTCCTCGCCGCCCTCGTCCGCGCCGTCACCCCGGACGCCGTGGATCAGCTCGCCGCCGCAGTGGACTGGCCGGCGGAGCGCGTCGCCGAGGCGTTGAAGAACGCCGAACAGCTTCTGCGCGACCGACCGTGA
- a CDS encoding flavin monoamine oxidase family protein, which translates to MGLDVLDLLKEGLPESSAPRRRIVVVGAGMAGLTAAMLLKQAGHEVVILEGQNRLGGRILTYRGFAGDMYGEFGAMRFPQQHPLVRWLIEEKFELPIRPFPMYDEDTFVYLQGKGVRRRDFSADQFSFAMSPREIDKTPHELLRATVQPLVDIMEEGDDAKAWHRLLTDYDRYTLLGYLKERGLSDGALAMLGPLFNLEGRYHFSLVEWFSHYYEDVFGRLDYIAAGADSLPRAFEPFLMDDIRLGALVHAVDQTDSEVRVHFRAGRRTQTIVADECIVTVPFASLRHMEIEGLDPDKWYAIRNTYYGRAHKLFMQFSERWWETAYGITHGLTVTDLAIRNVVYPPAGQDTRFRKGVMIASYCWEQDSMPYTPLAGDECVAQALEDLAKIHPEARDTFEFGVYKDWALDWFACGIGPLFRAFEMSEAFYEDVIRPVNRVWFANDACDRRHRRWVEGALKAAVKNAYAIHEGLRDEMPWKD; encoded by the coding sequence ATGGGGCTCGACGTTCTCGATCTGCTCAAGGAAGGCTTGCCGGAGAGTTCCGCGCCGCGGCGGAGGATCGTGGTGGTCGGCGCGGGAATGGCCGGATTGACGGCGGCCATGCTGTTGAAACAAGCAGGTCACGAGGTGGTCATCCTCGAAGGTCAGAACCGGTTGGGCGGGCGCATCCTCACCTACCGCGGTTTCGCGGGTGACATGTACGGCGAGTTCGGCGCGATGCGGTTCCCGCAGCAGCACCCGTTGGTCCGGTGGCTGATCGAGGAGAAGTTCGAGCTGCCCATCAGACCGTTTCCGATGTACGACGAGGACACGTTCGTGTACCTCCAGGGAAAGGGCGTCCGCCGGCGGGATTTCAGCGCCGACCAGTTCAGTTTCGCCATGTCGCCCCGAGAGATCGACAAAACCCCGCACGAACTGCTGCGTGCCACCGTGCAGCCGCTCGTGGACATCATGGAGGAGGGTGACGACGCGAAGGCGTGGCACCGGCTGCTGACCGACTACGACCGGTACACGCTGCTCGGGTACCTCAAGGAACGCGGCCTCAGCGACGGCGCGCTGGCGATGCTCGGACCGCTGTTCAACCTGGAGGGCCGGTACCACTTCTCGCTGGTCGAGTGGTTCTCGCACTACTACGAGGACGTGTTCGGCCGACTGGACTACATCGCGGCCGGGGCGGATTCGCTGCCCCGGGCGTTCGAGCCGTTCCTGATGGACGACATCAGGCTGGGGGCGCTAGTGCACGCCGTCGACCAGACCGACAGCGAGGTGCGCGTCCACTTCAGGGCCGGCCGCCGGACCCAGACGATCGTCGCGGACGAGTGCATCGTGACGGTGCCGTTCGCGAGCCTGCGGCACATGGAGATCGAAGGGCTCGACCCGGACAAGTGGTACGCCATCCGCAACACCTACTACGGCCGGGCGCACAAGCTGTTCATGCAGTTCAGCGAACGGTGGTGGGAGACCGCGTACGGCATCACGCACGGCCTCACGGTGACCGACCTGGCGATCCGCAACGTCGTCTACCCGCCGGCGGGCCAGGACACCCGGTTCCGCAAGGGCGTGATGATCGCGTCGTACTGCTGGGAGCAGGACTCCATGCCGTACACGCCGTTGGCGGGGGACGAGTGCGTCGCGCAGGCGTTGGAGGACCTGGCCAAGATCCACCCCGAGGCGCGGGACACGTTCGAGTTCGGCGTGTACAAGGACTGGGCGCTCGACTGGTTCGCGTGCGGCATCGGCCCGTTGTTCCGCGCGTTCGAGATGAGCGAGGCGTTCTACGAGGACGTGATCCGGCCGGTGAACCGGGTCTGGTTCGCCAATGACGCCTGCGACCGCCGGCACCGGCGGTGGGTGGAGGGCGCGCTCAAGGCCGCGGTGAAAAACGCCTACGCGATCCACGAGGGACTGCGCGACGAGATGCCCTGGAAGGACTGA
- a CDS encoding GntR family transcriptional regulator has translation MDDGRRTGREYGTRVPKYLAIYRVLADRIADGRYPVDAPLPAQRELVEEFDVSLMTVRQAIQALESDGLLETRHGVGTFVRGPSFSYGLTGLRSLAQDLVEQGIELETEVLDSGLVVPPVDVGTRLGVPEGGRVLAVERLRSTRTTGTPVPLLLQTSYLPEEIGARIGAEPLRHQSLYRLLADVGTPVQQASETIQAVALTPQQAARLHREPGSPALLSCRLSRSDTGAPLVDDRALLVGDTVITAERAATGTNLAYEHLPT, from the coding sequence GTGGACGACGGGCGGCGCACGGGCCGCGAGTACGGCACGCGCGTGCCCAAGTACCTGGCGATCTACCGGGTGCTGGCCGACCGGATCGCGGACGGGCGGTACCCGGTGGACGCGCCGCTGCCCGCGCAGCGCGAGTTGGTCGAGGAGTTCGACGTCTCGCTCATGACGGTGCGCCAGGCGATCCAGGCGTTGGAGTCGGACGGGCTGTTGGAGACGCGGCACGGGGTGGGGACGTTCGTGCGGGGGCCGTCGTTCTCGTACGGGTTGACCGGGTTGCGGAGCCTGGCGCAGGACTTGGTCGAGCAGGGCATCGAGCTGGAGACCGAGGTGTTGGACTCCGGGCTCGTCGTGCCGCCGGTGGACGTGGGCACGCGGCTCGGCGTGCCGGAGGGCGGTCGGGTGCTCGCGGTCGAACGGCTGCGCAGCACCCGCACCACCGGCACACCGGTCCCGCTGCTGTTGCAGACGTCCTACCTGCCGGAGGAGATCGGGGCGCGGATCGGCGCCGAGCCGTTGCGCCACCAGTCCCTCTACCGCCTCCTCGCCGACGTGGGAACGCCCGTGCAGCAGGCGAGCGAGACCATCCAGGCGGTGGCGTTGACCCCGCAACAGGCCGCGAGACTCCACCGCGAGCCCGGTTCGCCGGCCTTGCTGAGCTGCCGCCTGAGCCGCAGCGACACCGGCGCCCCACTGGTGGACGACCGCGCACTGTTGGTCGGCGACACCGTGATCACCGCCGAACGCGCCGCCACCGGCACGAACCTCGCCTACGAACACCTCCCCACCTGA